The Pochonia chlamydosporia 170 chromosome 1, whole genome shotgun sequence genome window below encodes:
- a CDS encoding fungal transcriptional regulatory protein (similar to Cordyceps militaris CM01 XP_006670463.1) — translation MAATWGYGQTGASTISFLKKIEMAPSTEDQASLSSLSSTHGSRADSFAIREKYKGLIRQLPAKVFSDKLVDMFMREFNWQYYFVDPDIFYAQLQEWNNLPFSIFSTEGPQGISQDLRVFPAVLFQMIATALLILPDEEEEEFAMLKYAANMTFEDLACDYSASGEDIVMLFGKKGLSVTTVQAEFLRASFLKFTANVTESWHMVGIAIRDAQELGMHRDSLDPKPADTSVERALENQWLIERRRKLYMVLAIWDINMCLILGRPGTIDWRHGSPSLPIDAPEPTDRSKTPIVLRNPEKDPPTPLTRSLWLHQLSSPLRDIQDLEQDGPYPKDFSKIDKLHQKIMSLHDSTPGIFRVENPDTRWDEDPNVAPWIQVSRYYFNLLHGFSLMALHRSYVFHRKKSRVEALQASLSMLEMQRLMFEGLSATSWRNFMLFFGTFDAIVLIASIYILFPHDHPEHKQLAVQHIHWAIERFATMQARSPLAKSAQGVLRAILGKFTRALSNSASPAKDSETPSSTRGPSETTPASVVGRREISQASSLTTDEYGKDSASNGHGFESASTGLAMTGETWLSPSEWAFAPDGLSNIMPTFATSDLIFNDLTAVQDRMDMMEVPGMGVGGLDWQFGGDIGEGTLWQVLNQFQPR, via the exons ATGGCCGCAACATGGGGCTACGGCCAAACCGGCGCCTCGACAATCTCTTTTCTCAAAAAGATCGAAATGGCCCCGTCCACCGAAGACCAAGCCTCCCTGTCAAGCCTATCTTCTACACATGGCTCCCGCGCAGACTCCTTCGCCATTCGGGAGAAGTATAAAGGTCTTATTCGACAGCTTCCCGCCAAGGTGTTCTCTGATAAGCTGGTCGACATGTTTATGCGCGAATTCAACTGGCAGTATTATTTTGTCGACCCCGACATTTTCTACGCTCAACTCCAGGAATGGAATAACTTGCCATTTAGCATATTTTCCACCGAAGGTCCACAGGGAATCTCACAAGACCTGAGGGTCTTCCCCGCTGTGCTGTTTCAAATGATTGCTACAGCGTTGCTGATTCTGCcagatgaggaagaggaggaatttgccatgttgaagtATGCGGCTAATATGACGTTTGAGGACTTGGCTTGTGATTATAGTGCCAGCGGGGAAGACATTGTTATGCTATTTGGGAAGAAGGGACTGAGTGTAACGACTGTTCAGGCCGAGTTTCTGAGGGCTTCGTTTTTGAAGTTTACGGCTAATGTGACTGAATCG TGGCACATGGTTGGTATAGCCATTAGAGACGCTCAAGAGTTGGGCATGCACCGCGATAGTCTCGATCCCAAGCCTGCAGATACGAGTGTAGAAAGGGCCCTTGAAAACCAGTGGCTCATCGAGAGACGGCGCAAGCTATACATGGTTCTTGCAATCTG GGACATCAACATGTGTCTCATTCTAGGCCGCCCCGGGACAATCGACTGGCGTCACGGCTCTCCTTCCCTCCCAATCGACGCCCCAGAACCGACAGATCGCTCGAAAACTCCCATCGTTCTCCGTAATCCCGAAAAGGATCCTCCTACTCCTCTGACGCGCTCGCTGTGGCTGCACCAGCTTTCTTCTCCGCTACGAGACATCCAAGATCTCGAGCAAGATGGCCCCTATCCGAAAGACTTTTCCAAAATTGACAAATTACACCAAAAGATTATGAGCCTCCACGACTCGACGCCTGGGATATTCCGAGTGGAAAATCCAGATACAAGATGGGACGAGGATCCAAACGTGGCGCCGTGGATCCAAGTGTCACGATATTACTTCAACCTGCTTCATGGTTTCAGTCTCATGGCACTACATAGATCGTATGTATTCCACCGAAAGAAGAGCAGAGTTGAGGCACTGCAAGCGAGTTTGTCGATGCTCGAAATGCAGAGATTGATGTTTGAAGGGCTCTCAGCTACATCTTGGAGGAA cttcatgCTCTTCTTTGGAACATTCGATgccatcgtcctcatcgcaTCAATATACATCCTCTTTCCGCACGACCACCCTGAGCACAAACAGCTAGCAGTGCAACACATCCACTGGGCCATCGAGCGCTTCGCAACCATGCAGGCGCGCAGCCCGCTCGCCAAATCCGCACAAGGCGTCCTTCGCGCCATTCTGGGCAAGTTCACAAGGGCACTCTCTAATTCCGCGTCCCCAGCCAAAGATTCGGAGACGCCCTCCTCCACGCGGGGCCCGTCAGAAACTACACCGGCCAGTGTGGTCGGGAGGCGGGAAATCAGCCAAGCGAGTAGTCTGACAACGGACGAATATGGAAAGGACAGTGCTTCCAATGGCCATGGGTTTGAGAGCGCAAGTACGGGACTGGCCATGACTGGGGAGACGTGGCTTTCGCCGAGTGAATGGGCGTTTGCTCCGGATGGTCTGTCGAACATCATGCCGACATTTGCAACGTCAGATTTGATATTCAATGACCTCACGGCGGTGCAGGACcggatggacatgatggaggTGCCGGGGATGGGAGTTGGAGGGTTGGATTGGCAATTCGGAGGGGATATTGGGGAAGGCACACTTTGGCAGGTGTTGAATCAGTTCCAGCCTAGATGA